Below is a window of Fibrobacter sp. UWR2 DNA.
CCCGGGCCTGCAGGCGACCACCTTCCACTGGGATGTCATTTGGCCGTATTTCCTCGACGCGATGCCGTACACGCTCGGGGTGACCGCCATCTGGTTTATTATCGCTTATTTCGCGAATACCGCCATCATACGCCATGCAACGCATGCTCGCCCGCTCGAACGCAAGGAGAATGTGCGCGTCTACAATATCGTGGAGAACCTCTGCATTGCCGGTGGCATTGAGATGCCTAGGATAAACATTGTCGAGGATCCGAATCTCAATGCGTTCGCGAGCGGCATCGATATCAATTCGTACACGATAACGCTCACGACGGGAATCATCGACGCACTGGACGATACGGAGCTTTCTGCAGTGGTGGGTCACGAACTCACGCATATCAAGAACCGTGATACGCGACTGATGGTGGTGTGCATCGTGTTTGTCGGGATATTCTCCATGACGGTGAACGTGCTGCTCAGGATACTTAGTAGCATGTGGCGTTCTCCGCGCCCTCGTACTCGCCGCAAGAATGACGGCGCCGGTGCGGGAATCGTGCTGGTGTTGATTATCGCCCTCGTGTGGGCGACCATCGGGTATTTCTTCAGTACGCTTACGCGCCTTGCCATATCGCGTAAGCGCGAATACGTGGCTGATGCCGGAGCCGCCGAACTCTGCGGCGACCCTCTGGCACTTGCGAGCGCCCTCCGGAAGATTTCGGAAAATCCAGGACTTGCCTCGGTCAAGCGTGACGATGTGGCGCAGCTCTACATTATCCACCCCGATGAGGAAAGCGATAATGACATGGGCCTCACGGGCCTTGTCGCGAAGGCGAATATCCTCTTCTGTACGCACCCCGATACTCCCGAACGCATCCGCCTCCTAGAGCAGTTCTGACCTGCGTCATGCCGCAGTGCCGAAGGCACAAGTGTGTCTACTTACAGTTTAATTCAAAAATGACAGTTTTTGTCACAAGCAAAATGTATCTTTCTTGGTGTAGAAAAAAGTGAGGTACATTATGATCAATTGGAAAAAGTTCGCCGATTATGCAATGCGCGTTATGCTTGTGGCACTTTCTGTGGCCGTGTTCGGCATTTGCTACATGGCGTTTGGCAATGTGGTGCTCGGGATTATCGCAAGCGCTTTTTACGTGTACGAAGTCGCGAAGATTTAGTGCAGTAGCTTCTGGAGCATCGCGCGACAGCCTTCGTTCACGTCGTTCCATGTGGCAACGAAATCGCCTGTATACCAGGGGTCGGCTACATCGCGCGATTCGCCAACCCAGTCCATCAGCAGGGAAACTTTATTGCCGGTAGCCTGCGAGCCAGCGCATTCCAGGCCCGCGCCGTCCCTGCCTGCAAAACTCTTGCCAGCGCATGGATGCACTGTATTTGCAGCGCATGGATGCGCCGTATTTGCAGCGCACTCCTTCTCGTAAATTTCGGGCGGCAATATCCAGCGGAGGTTCCGCAGGTTGTTCCTGTCCATCAGCACGATATAGTCGTAATATTCGTAGTCCCGCAGGGTCATCTGGCGGGCGGTTTTGCCCCTGCAATCTATGCCGTGGCGCTCCAGCATGCGTCTTGCCGGCGGGTACACCGGGTTCCCGATTTCTTCCGTGCTTGTCGCGGCGCTCGCGATTTCAAAATCCGCGCAGTTCT
It encodes the following:
- a CDS encoding M48 family metallopeptidase; translated protein: MKYVGIQTQIWRNNRNTVLLLLLFPVILLGMVLGTIMVLDWLGFFCWDGVCGPGLQATTFHWDVIWPYFLDAMPYTLGVTAIWFIIAYFANTAIIRHATHARPLERKENVRVYNIVENLCIAGGIEMPRINIVEDPNLNAFASGIDINSYTITLTTGIIDALDDTELSAVVGHELTHIKNRDTRLMVVCIVFVGIFSMTVNVLLRILSSMWRSPRPRTRRKNDGAGAGIVLVLIIALVWATIGYFFSTLTRLAISRKREYVADAGAAELCGDPLALASALRKISENPGLASVKRDDVAQLYIIHPDEESDNDMGLTGLVAKANILFCTHPDTPERIRLLEQF
- a CDS encoding low molecular weight protein-tyrosine-phosphatase, yielding MPKILFVCHGNICRSPMAEFVMKKMVAELQDGAGLECAGKSFAGKDCAGKNCADFEIASAATSTEEIGNPVYPPARRMLERHGIDCRGKTARQMTLRDYEYYDYIVLMDRNNLRNLRWILPPEIYEKECAANTAHPCAANTVHPCAGKSFAGRDGAGLECAGSQATGNKVSLLMDWVGESRDVADPWYTGDFVATWNDVNEGCRAMLQKLLH